The genomic stretch GGTGGTCAGCAGTGTGGAAGGAAAGGAACGGAATGAATACCAGGTGCAGGAATTTGACAAGACCATCAAAGCCGGCGGGAAGCCGGTGGTCATCAGCAATGAATTTGAACCCAAAAAATACCAGCTGGAAGATCTGCTGTATACCATGGACAAAAAAATTATCCTGGTAGGACGGAACCTGGATTATGAGGAAGGAAAAAAGAAAAAGGCAAAATTCCTGAATTTCCAGCATTACAATATCCGGATCTATGATGCCCAGGGGAAACAGGAAACGGAGATCAATACCAATATCAATGGTAAATGGCTCAGCAGTACCAAGCTGGTGCTGGAAAAGAACAGGGACCTGATCCTGGCCGCTTTTTTCAGCAATGAGAAAAAAGGGAAAACCATTGACGGGCTGCTGGTTCAGCGCATTGATCCTGTAAATGGCAAGGTGATCTCCACCAGCGAAAAGCAGATCAATAATTCCATGCTGTCTGCTGATATGAATGCAGCGTCAGAAACGGATGATGACGATGATAAAGAAAGCAAGACGGAAAGAAAGGAACGGGAGCGGCTGGAAAAATTGAGGGATGAGGCCGAGGGATTTTCCAAATTCATGAGGTTCCGACAGATCTATACCACCGTGGACAATGGCGTGGTGATCATGGCTGAAGCATTCCGCCATTATTACTATACCAGGTCCACCTTAACGGGTACCGGTATTAATGGAATGACCACTTATCGGGACGAAACTGTATCTGTGTATGAAAGTGGCGACCTGATGATGGTCAGCATCGATGCTGCCGGCAATATTGGCTGGCTGCAGGTGGTGCCCAAACAGCAGCGCGAGGAGATCGTAGTAGGCTATTTAGGTGGATCCGGTGTGAGCTTCGGCTATAATTATGCCGGTTTCTTTGAGAATACCAACAGGCCCTTCTACTCCGGCTTTGGCGTTATCCAGGATAAAGGCATACTGCATGTCCTGTTGAATGACAATCCCAAAAATGCCGCGGTTACGCAGGCGGGCCAGAAGGTGAAATACGCCACTCGCTTGGGTAGATCGCACTGTTTTGTGCTGTCGGTAGATGAAAAGACCGGTAAGTTCACCCGCAAATTCTTCTTCGATAATAGGGACGTTCCTACGGCTATGCCTCGGCTGGGTTCAGTAATAGGAGAGAATATGTATATGGTGGGCAAAACGGATCGCACCATGGGAAAATCTAAAATTGCAGTGGCCAAAATAGCTATCAAATAAGAGAAGCTTACCTGATCATATCCGTATCACCCGGCGTATAACCCAGCTGCCGGTTCATGGATAATTTTTGCCCCTGGGGGTGGAACTCTTGGGTAATGACAGGGGTGAAGAGCTGCAGTGTTGTCAGTGCCGGCCCGGAAGCGCTTGCGGGGAGCTGCTGCTGGTAGCCGGCCTGGAAATGATCCATGGAGCTTTGCATGAAGAAGTGGATCCGGTCAAAATAGTCCCTGCCGTTCCCCGCTGTGCCGGGGAGCCAGGTGAAAATTGCTATCTTTTGATTACCAGTGAATTACGTTTCTTGTAATGTTGCTGTGAAAATTTTCTCATAGTTTGCGTTCCTAAACGGCCTGTCAATAGTCTTGTCTGTCAGCTCATCATACGAAGAAACGGAACTGATGGCTGCCTTCCATAGGGGAGAGCAGAAGGCTTTGCATGCCGTTTACCACCGCTTCCTGCGGCCGCTCTGCTTTTTTACCGAGCAGCTCATTGGCCATACCATGGCGGCTGAAGACATTGTGGCCGACTGCTTTATACAGGTTTTTGCCCGGAAAGAGGACTTCCCCAGCCTGGGTCAGCTCCAGGCTTTTTTGTATACGGCTGCCCGCAATGCGGCCCTCAACCACCTGAAAGCCCAGAAGCGGCATGAAGATATTCACCAGGCCATGGGCAAATCGACCGATCCCTTTACCACAGACGCAGAACAAGCCTATATAAAGGCAGAGGCGCTGCAGGCCATCTTCCTGGAGATTGAAAAATTGCCCCCGCAA from Candidatus Pseudobacter hemicellulosilyticus encodes the following:
- a CDS encoding DinB family protein, producing the protein MQSSMDHFQAGYQQQLPASASGPALTTLQLFTPVITQEFHPQGQKLSMNRQLGYTPGDTDMIR
- a CDS encoding sigma-70 family RNA polymerase sigma factor — encoded protein: MAAFHRGEQKALHAVYHRFLRPLCFFTEQLIGHTMAAEDIVADCFIQVFARKEDFPSLGQLQAFLYTAARNAALNHLKAQKRHEDIHQAMGKSTDPFTTDAEQAYIKAEALQAIFLEIEKLPPQCRQVVRLAIVEGKKAQEIADELGMAYQTVLNQKAKGLAQLRMALLKNELTALSTLAAILLL